GAGAGGGATCGGGATGACCATCATTAGAACGATGCCGATGATACCGATCAGAATGGTCAGGTCCTTTACCTTCATGACGTTTCCTCCTCCACTACCCTGGTTAATTATCTCACTTTACCTTTTAGCTTATATACGTAAGCCAGAACTTCAGCCACTGCTTGAAACAAGTCGGCTGGAATCGTTTCACCGATTTCCGCCCTTTCATATAAAGCTCTGGCGAGCGGCTTATTTTCCATCGTAATAATGCGATGTTCTTTCGCTACTTCCTTAATTCGGAGAGCAACGTAGTCCATACCCTTGGCGATAACCTTAGGGGCTTCCATTTTCGTTCCATCATACTGCAGAGCTATCGCGAAATGAGTCGGGTTCGTGATGACGACATCCGCTTTGGGAACATCCTGCATCATCCGCTGCAGTGCCATACGACGCTGGCGTTCTCGGATTTTCCCTTTGATAAACGGATCGCCCTCTGATTTCTTATACTCATCCTTAATGTCCTGTTTGGACATTTTCAAGCTTTTCTCGTGTTCATAGCGCTGATAGAAATAATCCAATGCGGCAAGAACCACAAGAATCGCACCGATTTCAAGGCCGAGACGGATAGTTATACTTGCGACATAACTGAACATACTTTCAACAGGCACGCGCGCAAGCGATAGAATGTGTCCACGTTCGTTCCAAAGCGTGAAGAAGACGATCAGTCCGATAAGGACCAGTTTTAGAATATTTTTGACAAACTCGGCAACCGAGCGCATAGAAAATATGGTTTTAAATCCATTGATCGGGCTAAGCTTGCTGAATTTCAGCTTCAGCGGTTCCCCAGTCAGTAATATTCCAACTTGTAAATAATTGCCAATTAGTGCGACGACAACAGCAACCGCC
This is a stretch of genomic DNA from Paenibacillus sp. sptzw28. It encodes these proteins:
- the flhB gene encoding flagellar biosynthesis protein FlhB; this encodes MRPYRWTLDLQLFSQEKTERATPKKRQEARQKGQVAKSPELPAAFILLFVFLSFIMLGGYYKERLLRMFGLILEQKLGMEVSMGNVVSLFSDLMLQGILLLLPMLAVAVVVALIGNYLQVGILLTGEPLKLKFSKLSPINGFKTIFSMRSVAEFVKNILKLVLIGLIVFFTLWNERGHILSLARVPVESMFSYVASITIRLGLEIGAILVVLAALDYFYQRYEHEKSLKMSKQDIKDEYKKSEGDPFIKGKIRERQRRMALQRMMQDVPKADVVITNPTHFAIALQYDGTKMEAPKVIAKGMDYVALRIKEVAKEHRIITMENKPLARALYERAEIGETIPADLFQAVAEVLAYVYKLKGKVR